One part of the Dyadobacter sp. 676 genome encodes these proteins:
- the istA gene encoding IS21 family transposase, which translates to MNKIRQILRMYSQGRSKLFIAEQTGVSRNTAKKYMATFEASGLTFEQINGLNDKELDEFFGAVRQMPPQDRLLNLQRCFPRIDKELKKTGETRYSLWESYKKEFPDGFGYTQFCFHLAQWKARVNPVMHQDHKAGDKFYIDFAGVKLSFVNRETGEVIEVEVFIAILGASQLTYVEAVMSQQKEDLILACENAFHYIGGVPAAVVPDNLKAAVTKSNRYEPTLNETFEDFANHYGTTILPTRAYRPRDKALVEGAVKIVYSRIYAPLRKQVFNSLSELNAAIWAALEVHNNQLLRGRNYSRRLQFEEIERGALSPLPLLRYEFKKQSHATVMKNGHVNLSIDKHYYSVPYRFIGKKVKLLFSGTLVEIYYRYERIALHQRVKSPYNYSTDKEHLASTHRFLTEWTPDKFVEWASSIHDDVRLYILKILDRKQHPEQAYRSCIGILSFAKKAGEQRLISACQRALSYGIYNYKIIQMILEKKMDQYEDSLFADELPMPNHDNIRGEEYYQ; encoded by the coding sequence GCAATACGGCCAAGAAGTACATGGCTACTTTTGAAGCGAGCGGTCTGACTTTCGAGCAGATCAACGGCCTGAACGATAAAGAGCTGGACGAGTTTTTCGGTGCAGTTAGACAGATGCCGCCGCAGGATAGGCTGTTGAACTTACAGCGCTGTTTTCCCCGGATAGATAAAGAGCTCAAAAAAACCGGCGAGACACGTTATTCGCTCTGGGAGAGCTACAAAAAGGAATTCCCTGACGGTTTTGGCTATACCCAGTTCTGCTTCCACCTGGCTCAGTGGAAGGCCCGGGTAAATCCTGTTATGCACCAGGACCATAAAGCGGGCGATAAATTCTATATCGATTTTGCCGGTGTAAAGCTGAGCTTCGTAAACAGGGAGACTGGCGAAGTAATTGAGGTTGAAGTCTTTATTGCCATCCTGGGCGCCAGCCAGCTCACCTATGTGGAAGCGGTCATGAGCCAGCAAAAAGAAGATCTGATCCTGGCTTGTGAGAATGCTTTTCATTACATCGGTGGCGTTCCGGCAGCCGTAGTCCCGGATAATCTCAAGGCGGCCGTCACCAAAAGCAACCGGTATGAACCTACCCTGAACGAGACTTTTGAGGACTTTGCCAACCATTACGGGACCACCATATTACCCACCAGGGCTTACCGGCCACGCGATAAGGCGTTGGTCGAAGGGGCTGTTAAAATCGTTTACAGCCGGATCTATGCGCCTTTAAGAAAGCAGGTTTTTAACTCACTATCCGAGCTAAACGCAGCCATATGGGCGGCCCTGGAAGTCCATAATAATCAGCTCCTACGCGGTCGCAATTACAGCCGCAGGCTTCAGTTCGAAGAGATCGAGCGAGGCGCACTCTCTCCGCTGCCGCTGCTCCGCTACGAGTTCAAAAAGCAGTCACATGCGACCGTGATGAAAAACGGGCACGTGAACCTGAGCATCGACAAGCACTATTACAGCGTCCCGTACCGGTTCATCGGCAAGAAGGTCAAATTGCTGTTCTCGGGCACGTTGGTCGAGATTTACTACCGTTATGAGCGCATAGCCCTGCATCAGCGTGTCAAAAGCCCCTACAATTACTCGACCGATAAAGAGCACCTGGCCAGCACGCACCGCTTTTTGACCGAATGGACCCCGGATAAGTTCGTCGAATGGGCTTCTTCGATCCACGATGACGTAAGGCTTTATATCCTTAAAATACTGGACCGTAAGCAGCATCCCGAGCAGGCCTACCGCTCTTGCATCGGCATCTTGTCCTTCGCAAAAAAGGCCGGCGAACAACGGCTGATCAGCGCATGCCAGCGCGCGTTGAGCTATGGTATTTATAACTACAAAATCATCCAGATGATATTGGAAAAGAAGATGGACCAGTACGAGGACAGCCTGTTCGCCGACGAGCTGCCGATGCCTAACCACGACAATATCAGGGGTGAAGAATATTATCAGTAA
- the istB gene encoding IS21-like element helper ATPase IstB, translating to MNNDTLEKLRKLKFYGMFHAFKTSLESGKTNDYTADELLGYLVDAEWDDRNNRRVERQIYQARFRYKAVVENIHYHADRSLDRNQVMRLADCSFITRNENLLITGSTGIGKSYVATAIGHQACIQGYRVLYASTPKLFARLKMAKADGSYIKEIARIERQHLLVLDDFGIQPFDAQSRAALMEIIEDRHGKASLIITSQLPVSKWHEVIGEKTIADAILDRIVHDAHRIELRGESMRRKKKIEPENSYQ from the coding sequence ATGAACAATGACACCTTGGAGAAGCTGCGCAAGCTTAAATTTTATGGCATGTTCCATGCCTTCAAAACCAGCCTGGAAAGCGGAAAAACCAATGATTATACGGCAGATGAGCTATTAGGGTACCTTGTGGACGCCGAGTGGGACGATCGCAACAACCGCCGCGTAGAGCGGCAGATCTACCAGGCCCGGTTCCGTTATAAGGCCGTCGTCGAAAATATCCATTACCATGCCGATCGCAGTCTGGACCGTAACCAGGTCATGCGCCTGGCTGATTGCTCTTTTATCACCCGCAATGAGAACCTGCTGATCACCGGCAGCACCGGGATCGGCAAAAGCTATGTGGCAACTGCCATCGGCCATCAAGCCTGCATCCAGGGGTACCGCGTACTTTACGCGAGTACCCCAAAACTGTTCGCCCGCTTGAAAATGGCCAAGGCTGACGGCTCTTATATCAAGGAAATCGCCAGGATCGAACGGCAGCACCTGTTGGTGCTCGATGACTTCGGTATCCAGCCCTTCGATGCACAGAGCAGGGCCGCCCTGATGGAGATCATCGAAGACCGGCACGGAAAAGCATCGTTGATTATTACTTCGCAGTTGCCCGTCAGCAAATGGCATGAAGTGATCGGAGAAAAAACCATTGCCGACGCTATCCTGGACCGCATTGTTCACGACGCGCACCGCATAGAACTGAGAGGGGAATCGATGAGAAGAAAGAAAAAAATAGAGCCCGAAAACAGCTACCAATAA